A region of Desulfobacterales bacterium DNA encodes the following proteins:
- the hemL gene encoding glutamate-1-semialdehyde 2,1-aminomutase, with translation MNRSKSNLFFEKAKNFIPGGVNSPVRACKSVGLNPIFIESGKGSKITDADGNEYIDYVCSWGPIIIGHSHPSVIKAIESAINKGLSFGAPTELEIKLAEILIDAVPSMDMVRMVNSGTEATMSAIRLARGFTGRDIIIKFDGCYHGHADSLLVQAGSGIATLGIPGCPGVPSDFVKHTISLPYNDINAIKSVMNEKGEKIACIIVEPVVGNMGLVKPIDGFLETLRDLTQKKESILIFDEVMTGFRVAYGGAQSIYSINPDITCLGKVIGGGLPVGAYGGKKEIMEHIAPIGSVYQAGTLSGNPVAMAAGIATLNELKSPQFYESLNEKSELLIDGLKKAAYDSGIKVSADKIGGMLGLFFTDKDVTNYDDAKTSNLEIFSKYYRGMLEKGIYMPPSQFEAFFISNAHTNEDIEYTVNAAKNIFNVL, from the coding sequence ATGAATAGGTCAAAATCAAATTTATTTTTTGAAAAAGCTAAAAATTTTATACCTGGTGGAGTAAACAGCCCAGTTAGAGCTTGTAAATCAGTAGGATTAAACCCTATTTTTATAGAAAGCGGTAAAGGTTCAAAAATAACTGACGCAGACGGCAATGAATACATTGACTATGTTTGCTCCTGGGGACCTATAATCATTGGACATTCTCATCCTTCAGTGATTAAGGCTATAGAATCTGCTATAAACAAAGGTTTAAGCTTTGGTGCTCCTACGGAACTTGAAATTAAACTTGCTGAAATTTTAATTGATGCTGTTCCTTCAATGGATATGGTAAGAATGGTAAATTCTGGAACAGAAGCTACTATGAGTGCCATACGACTGGCTCGAGGTTTTACAGGAAGAGATATTATAATAAAATTTGACGGATGTTACCATGGTCATGCTGACAGCCTTCTTGTTCAAGCAGGTTCAGGTATTGCAACATTAGGAATACCAGGTTGTCCTGGAGTTCCATCTGATTTTGTAAAACATACAATTTCTCTTCCATATAATGACATCAATGCAATCAAGTCTGTTATGAATGAAAAAGGCGAAAAGATTGCCTGCATAATAGTTGAACCAGTTGTTGGAAACATGGGCTTAGTTAAACCAATTGACGGTTTTTTAGAAACATTGAGAGACCTGACTCAAAAAAAAGAAAGCATTCTTATATTTGATGAAGTTATGACTGGCTTTAGAGTAGCTTACGGCGGTGCTCAATCAATTTATTCAATAAATCCTGACATCACTTGTCTTGGAAAAGTAATTGGAGGCGGTCTTCCTGTTGGAGCTTATGGCGGCAAAAAAGAAATTATGGAGCATATCGCTCCAATTGGTTCAGTTTATCAAGCCGGCACATTGTCAGGAAATCCAGTAGCAATGGCCGCTGGTATTGCTACCCTAAACGAACTTAAATCACCTCAATTTTATGAGTCTTTAAACGAAAAATCAGAGCTTTTGATTGACGGGCTAAAAAAAGCAGCTTACGATTCAGGAATAAAAGTTTCAGCGGATAAAATTGGAGGAATGCTTGGTCTTTTCTTTACTGATAAAGATGTAACAAATTATGATGATGCAAAAACCAGCAATTTAGAGATCTTTTCTAAATATTACAGGGGTATGTTAGAAAAAGGGATATATATGCCTCCATCCCAATTTGAAGCATTTTTTATATCAAATGCTCATACAAACGAAGATATTGAATATACAGTCAATGCTGCTAAAAATATTTTTAATGTATTATAA
- a CDS encoding GxxExxY protein translates to MIKDGLTYKIIGCAMKVHNTLGNGFQEVIYQRCLTIEMEKAGLQFVREKEQAIFYDGIEVGARRADFIVENKVVVELKALINLENVHLAQAKNYVVAYDFPKGLLINFGSNSLQYKLIFNPKYNSENSKIL, encoded by the coding sequence ATGATCAAAGATGGACTAACATACAAAATCATCGGATGCGCCATGAAAGTTCACAATACTTTAGGCAATGGATTTCAGGAAGTTATTTATCAAAGGTGTTTGACAATTGAGATGGAAAAAGCTGGGTTACAATTTGTCAGAGAAAAAGAACAAGCCATTTTCTATGATGGAATAGAAGTAGGTGCTCGGAGAGCGGATTTTATAGTTGAAAATAAAGTGGTGGTGGAATTAAAAGCATTGATCAATCTTGAAAATGTTCATTTAGCCCAAGCAAAAAATTATGTTGTCGCCTATGATTTTCCAAAAGGGTTGTTGATAAATTTTGGATCAAACAGCCTTCAATACAAACTGATTTTTAATCCAAAGTATAATTCTGAAAATTCTAAAATTCTGTAA
- a CDS encoding outer membrane protein transport protein, with the protein MKKTNLILIQVFVLCFLISGSAWADLFDTYGFGAKGMAMGGALCASVDDSSGIYYNPAGLGDMKREHYLGFSYLYTMPSMTISGPILDTPKNSDLAMGMIVIDMAFDINKVAKLPVPVTFGLGLSLKDDLGLVNVEDVDESRPRFLQFGSALKRTNIYMGVGSEIFKDFLWFGAGAHAMIGGKAVASLGISAEDLSTDKDVIPSEQDIWMDLKAEMNPIVGFVISPIEDLKLGFSYKDDIAVDIDPFNAPINLHIGDNVATITAYTAILAYWNPKSYRAGASYTLDNLTIEFDIVLEQWSDFKRNVPYEMRRSCPKFDDIILYRIGVEKNLSDIILYTWERVTIKDNKVIDRESIEAPSGDIKLTNVKLWGGYQFVPSPVPEQTGASNYLDCDRHIVSFGCGAEFKDPFGIVLNPIGISFAFQDQYLPERKINKEDSSYNYTVNGNVMSCYFSLKLTM; encoded by the coding sequence ATGAAAAAAACAAATTTAATTTTAATCCAAGTTTTTGTGTTGTGCTTTTTAATAAGCGGATCAGCATGGGCTGATTTATTTGATACTTACGGTTTTGGAGCAAAAGGAATGGCTATGGGCGGAGCTTTATGCGCGAGCGTAGATGATTCTTCTGGAATTTATTACAATCCAGCAGGCCTTGGAGATATGAAAAGAGAACATTATCTTGGTTTTTCTTATTTATATACAATGCCTTCAATGACAATAAGCGGACCTATATTGGATACTCCAAAAAATAGTGATTTAGCTATGGGTATGATTGTTATTGATATGGCTTTTGATATAAATAAAGTAGCTAAATTACCAGTACCTGTAACTTTTGGGCTTGGCCTTTCTTTAAAAGATGATTTAGGCCTTGTTAATGTTGAAGATGTTGACGAAAGCAGACCAAGATTTCTTCAATTTGGGTCAGCTTTAAAGCGGACTAATATATATATGGGAGTTGGGTCTGAAATTTTTAAAGATTTTTTATGGTTCGGAGCTGGCGCCCATGCAATGATTGGCGGTAAAGCTGTAGCAAGTCTTGGAATTTCAGCAGAAGATCTTTCTACAGATAAGGATGTTATTCCATCTGAACAAGATATATGGATGGATTTAAAAGCTGAAATGAACCCAATTGTAGGATTCGTCATAAGCCCTATTGAGGATTTAAAATTAGGTTTTTCCTATAAAGACGATATTGCTGTAGATATCGATCCTTTTAATGCTCCTATCAACTTGCATATCGGTGATAATGTAGCAACAATAACCGCTTACACAGCAATACTCGCCTATTGGAACCCAAAATCATATAGAGCGGGAGCATCTTACACACTTGATAATTTAACAATAGAGTTTGATATAGTTTTGGAACAATGGTCTGATTTTAAACGCAATGTGCCTTACGAAATGAGAAGAAGCTGTCCTAAATTTGATGATATTATCTTATATAGAATTGGCGTCGAAAAGAATCTGTCTGATATAATACTATACACATGGGAAAGGGTTACTATAAAAGATAATAAAGTTATAGATCGGGAATCTATAGAGGCGCCATCAGGGGATATTAAACTTACTAACGTTAAACTTTGGGGTGGTTATCAATTCGTTCCTTCTCCTGTGCCTGAACAAACAGGAGCTTCAAATTATCTCGACTGCGATAGACATATAGTAAGTTTTGGATGCGGTGCTGAATTCAAAGATCCTTTTGGAATAGTATTGAATCCTATAGGAATAAGCTTTGCTTTCCAAGATCAATATTTGCCTGAAAGAAAAATAAATAAAGAGGATTCATCATATAATTATACAGTAAATGGAAATGTAATGAGTTGCTATTTTTCTTTAAAATTAACAATGTAA
- a CDS encoding ADP-ribosylglycohydrolase family protein: MLGAIIGDIVGSIYEGNPLRTIDFPLFGRKADFTDDTVLTIAIAYSILEGIDYATSLRRFGKKYTAGYGTNFYNWLYGLEHTSSWGNGSAMRVSPIGYAFNSEDDVLFEAKKSAVITHNHPDGIKGAQATALAIFLARMGASKEKIKIEISGRFNYDLNRTIDEIRPIYYFKSACEESVPESILAFLESKDVESAIRNAVSLGGDADTMACIAGGIAQAYYKEIPTSIIHEVKSRIPNEFIEIIDRFNLQFNINYIECLDAQSEKFRWKMLYEQAVKEKEQERLEKERLLTLLKKAGINPDIKAMKNSLHLEN; encoded by the coding sequence ATGTTAGGTGCTATTATTGGAGATATTGTAGGATCGATTTATGAAGGGAATCCCTTGCGAACGATTGATTTTCCTTTATTTGGCCGAAAAGCCGATTTTACGGATGACACAGTTTTAACCATAGCTATTGCCTACTCGATTTTGGAAGGCATTGATTATGCAACGTCTTTGCGACGATTTGGTAAAAAATATACAGCTGGGTATGGGACTAATTTTTATAATTGGTTATATGGATTAGAACATACATCTAGCTGGGGAAATGGTTCAGCCATGCGCGTGAGCCCTATAGGATATGCTTTTAATTCTGAGGATGATGTTTTGTTCGAAGCAAAGAAAAGTGCTGTCATCACACATAATCATCCAGATGGAATTAAAGGCGCTCAAGCAACGGCGTTAGCTATCTTTTTGGCACGTATGGGCGCTAGTAAGGAAAAAATTAAAATTGAAATCAGCGGCCGATTCAACTATGATTTAAATCGGACAATTGATGAAATCAGGCCGATTTATTATTTTAAATCCGCTTGTGAAGAATCTGTTCCTGAATCCATATTGGCGTTTCTTGAATCAAAGGACGTTGAAAGTGCTATTCGAAATGCTGTTTCATTGGGAGGTGATGCCGATACCATGGCTTGCATTGCCGGCGGCATTGCTCAAGCCTATTATAAGGAAATCCCAACATCCATCATTCATGAAGTCAAATCAAGAATTCCTAATGAATTCATTGAAATTATCGACAGGTTTAACTTACAGTTTAATATTAACTACATCGAATGCCTGGATGCTCAATCTGAAAAATTTAGATGGAAAATGCTTTATGAACAAGCGGTTAAAGAAAAAGAGCAAGAAAGACTGGAAAAAGAGCGTTTGTTGACATTGCTCAAAAAAGCCGGTATTAATCCAGATATAAAAGCTATGAAAAACTCCTTGCATTTGGAGAACTAA
- a CDS encoding transporter substrate-binding domain-containing protein translates to MQGIAVDLLVLMLERVGSKQGRQDIKMYPWARAYNYAQDIKNTILFSTTRTEEREKIFKWVGPIFTNNMCLIARKDSHIKANTFEEMKNYRIGTVIDDVSEQLLVKEGFSIDILKRNILGINNITKL, encoded by the coding sequence ATTCAAGGAATTGCTGTAGATTTATTAGTACTGATGTTGGAAAGAGTCGGATCAAAGCAAGGAAGACAAGATATAAAAATGTATCCCTGGGCGCGAGCATATAATTATGCTCAGGACATTAAAAATACAATCTTATTTTCAACGACAAGAACAGAAGAAAGAGAGAAAATATTTAAATGGGTAGGTCCAATTTTTACAAATAATATGTGTCTTATTGCTCGGAAGGATAGTCATATTAAAGCCAACACTTTCGAAGAAATGAAAAACTATAGAATCGGAACAGTAATCGATGATGTTAGTGAACAGCTTCTAGTTAAAGAAGGCTTTTCCATTGATATTTTAAAACGCAATATATTGGGAATTAACAATATAACAAAATTGTAA
- the nth gene encoding endonuclease III — protein sequence MNKKTKIKQVIKNLKEMFPEVQTQLNYNNPFELLVATILSAQCTDKQVNNVTKKLFQRFKTPYDFAEGSIEELESLIKQTGYFHNKAKNIKECAKTVIEKFNGNVPDNMDDLLTLRGVGRKTANVVLNVIFNKGGIVVDTHVLRISRRLGFTDKKDPNKVEFDLMEIIPKNECIDFSLRLIYFGRSICKAIKPKCNECNFFDICIYEKK from the coding sequence ATGAATAAAAAAACAAAAATTAAACAAGTTATAAAAAATCTCAAGGAAATGTTTCCTGAAGTTCAAACGCAGCTAAATTACAATAATCCTTTTGAACTTCTTGTGGCAACAATTTTATCAGCTCAATGCACAGATAAACAAGTAAATAATGTGACTAAAAAATTATTTCAAAGATTTAAAACACCCTATGATTTTGCAGAAGGTTCCATAGAAGAGCTTGAATCACTAATTAAACAAACCGGCTACTTCCATAACAAAGCAAAGAACATAAAAGAATGCGCTAAAACTGTTATTGAAAAATTTAATGGCAATGTTCCAGATAATATGGACGATTTGCTAACTTTAAGGGGAGTTGGCCGAAAAACTGCTAATGTTGTTCTTAATGTTATTTTTAATAAAGGAGGTATTGTAGTTGACACCCATGTTTTAAGGATCTCAAGACGGCTTGGATTTACAGATAAAAAAGATCCTAACAAAGTCGAATTTGACCTTATGGAAATTATTCCTAAAAATGAATGTATTGATTTTTCATTAAGACTTATATATTTCGGCCGTTCAATTTGTAAAGCGATTAAACCTAAATGCAATGAATGCAATTTTTTTGATATTTGCATTTATGAAAAAAAATGA
- the atpE gene encoding ATP synthase F0 subunit C — MEAQALQFFIACVTAAGFGIAISASFCGIAQGLGLKAAVEGIARNPESSGKVTVTMLIGLAMIESLCIYALVISLILIYAHPQAAAIANILGKAVGH; from the coding sequence ATGGAAGCACAAGCACTACAATTTTTTATCGCTTGCGTAACTGCGGCTGGTTTTGGTATTGCAATATCCGCTAGTTTTTGTGGTATTGCTCAAGGTTTAGGCTTAAAGGCCGCTGTTGAAGGAATCGCACGAAATCCAGAATCATCAGGTAAAGTTACAGTTACCATGCTTATCGGTCTTGCAATGATCGAATCATTATGTATTTATGCATTGGTAATTTCTTTGATTCTCATTTACGCTCATCCACAAGCAGCAGCGATTGCTAACATTTTGGGTAAAGCGGTAGGTCACTAA
- the atpB gene encoding F0F1 ATP synthase subunit A, translating into MEHPYLFLVKLCEATGISSLVHFAHVYPHVLYSWFVMGMLLLIGVVAAKSVSIIPSKLQNFFEILISGIEDFMIEVTGEEGRWLFPIIATVFIYIFVCNLIGLVPGFFPPTASLNTTLSCALVVVIFTHFIGVKYHGVKYIKHFIGPVWWMSPIIFPIEIIGHLARILSLSFRLFGNMMGHELVLGILFALAGLFFAPLPIMALGIFVALVQAFVFFLLSIMYFTAAMEHAH; encoded by the coding sequence ATGGAACATCCGTATTTATTTTTAGTTAAATTATGTGAAGCAACAGGTATAAGTTCTTTAGTGCATTTTGCTCATGTTTATCCGCATGTTTTGTATTCTTGGTTTGTCATGGGGATGCTTTTATTAATTGGAGTTGTGGCTGCAAAGTCTGTATCAATTATTCCTTCTAAACTTCAGAATTTTTTTGAAATTTTAATTTCAGGGATTGAAGATTTTATGATTGAGGTTACAGGAGAAGAAGGAAGATGGTTGTTTCCAATTATTGCTACGGTATTTATATACATATTTGTATGTAACTTAATTGGACTTGTTCCTGGTTTTTTTCCTCCGACTGCAAGTTTGAATACAACATTATCGTGTGCATTAGTTGTTGTTATTTTTACGCATTTTATCGGTGTAAAATATCATGGAGTAAAATATATTAAACATTTTATTGGACCTGTTTGGTGGATGAGTCCAATAATTTTTCCTATTGAAATTATTGGTCATTTAGCAAGAATTTTATCTTTATCTTTCCGTCTTTTCGGAAACATGATGGGGCACGAGCTTGTTCTTGGAATTTTATTTGCGCTTGCTGGACTTTTCTTTGCGCCTCTACCAATAATGGCTCTTGGCATATTTGTAGCTCTTGTTCAAGCTTTTGTATTCTTTTTATTATCAATTATGTATTTTACAGCGGCAATGGAACATGCCCATTAA
- a CDS encoding dihydroorotate dehydrogenase electron transfer subunit gives MKIKYTKTEIISNKKINDSYHIIRLACNNEYSNASAGQFIMLRSIEGMEPLLSRPFSIYQIIKQNEDDLYIEILYKTVGIFTNWLSKQLPGTILSIVGPLGNGFKIKGYNKIFIIAGGVGIAPMYMLSRSLIDEGCNPLNIKVFLGGRTNSDILCKNDFFNMGIPIEILTEDGSEGKKGIATDLLESEIKNNSPDMIYACGPMPMLKSVAIIANNFNIPCQVSIETMMACGMGACLGCAVESNVPNKFYHACIDGPVFNANNLKL, from the coding sequence ATGAAAATAAAATATACAAAAACAGAGATAATATCCAACAAAAAGATTAACGATTCATATCATATAATCAGACTGGCTTGCAATAATGAATATTCCAACGCATCTGCCGGGCAATTTATTATGCTGAGGTCAATAGAAGGCATGGAACCATTATTAAGCAGACCTTTTTCAATTTATCAAATAATTAAACAAAATGAAGACGATTTATATATTGAAATTTTATATAAAACTGTAGGTATATTTACTAACTGGCTTTCTAAGCAATTACCAGGAACTATTTTGTCAATAGTAGGCCCCCTTGGAAATGGCTTTAAAATCAAGGGATATAATAAAATATTTATAATTGCTGGAGGAGTAGGGATTGCTCCAATGTATATGCTAAGTCGTTCTTTGATTGACGAAGGATGCAATCCATTAAATATAAAAGTTTTTTTGGGGGGGAGAACAAATTCGGATATACTTTGTAAAAACGATTTTTTTAATATGGGAATTCCTATTGAGATCTTGACTGAAGATGGTAGTGAAGGAAAAAAAGGAATTGCCACAGATTTGTTAGAATCGGAAATAAAAAATAATTCTCCAGATATGATTTATGCCTGCGGGCCAATGCCGATGCTTAAATCTGTAGCTATAATCGCTAATAATTTTAATATTCCATGTCAAGTATCAATAGAAACAATGATGGCTTGCGGTATGGGGGCATGTTTAGGTTGTGCTGTAGAATCAAATGTCCCAAATAAGTTTTACCATGCGTGCATTGATGGTCCTGTGTTTAATGCAAATAATTTGAAATTGTAA
- a CDS encoding DUF362 domain-containing protein: MDKSKVYFIDFKATAKENIFQKLERLMDVSGFKNIIAKKDLTAVKLHFGERGNTAYIMPIYIKIIVDAIKKAEGIPFLTDANTLYAGTRSDSPDHIQTAVKNGFAFSVVEAPIIIADGLRGKTETAISINQKRFKEVYIGKEIVEADAIVSVAHFKGHELAGFGGTIKNLGMGCASRRGKMAQHSNLSPKVKQKKCIGCGDCVSHCSQHAISLVDEKAFIDSKTCIGCGECILICPNSAIEIQWNQSIPIFLENMVEYTLGVLKGKEGKTFYINFINNVSPACDCYGYNDVPIVRDIGIVASNDPVAIDQASVELVNQQKASPDSCVKSNINEGEDKFKAVYPNVNWEIQLEYAEKLGLGTRNYELIKI, encoded by the coding sequence ATGGATAAATCAAAAGTTTACTTTATTGATTTTAAAGCAACGGCAAAGGAAAATATTTTTCAAAAATTAGAACGGCTCATGGACGTTTCTGGATTTAAAAATATTATCGCAAAAAAAGATTTAACAGCAGTTAAACTACACTTTGGAGAAAGGGGAAATACCGCGTACATAATGCCTATTTATATAAAAATTATAGTTGACGCTATAAAAAAGGCTGAAGGAATACCCTTTTTAACGGATGCAAATACTCTTTACGCTGGAACACGAAGTGATTCTCCCGATCATATCCAAACCGCTGTGAAAAATGGTTTTGCATTTTCTGTTGTAGAAGCCCCAATAATAATTGCCGATGGTTTAAGGGGAAAAACTGAAACAGCTATCTCAATAAATCAAAAAAGATTTAAAGAAGTTTATATCGGAAAAGAAATAGTTGAAGCTGACGCTATTGTATCTGTAGCTCATTTTAAAGGCCATGAGCTTGCTGGATTTGGAGGTACAATAAAAAATTTGGGGATGGGCTGTGCATCTCGTCGAGGCAAAATGGCGCAACATTCAAATCTATCTCCAAAAGTAAAACAAAAAAAATGTATAGGATGTGGAGATTGTGTATCCCATTGTTCCCAACATGCTATATCGTTAGTTGATGAAAAAGCATTCATTGATTCTAAAACATGTATCGGATGTGGAGAATGCATACTTATATGCCCTAATTCTGCTATTGAAATACAATGGAATCAATCAATTCCAATCTTTTTAGAAAATATGGTTGAATACACATTAGGCGTATTAAAAGGAAAAGAAGGAAAAACTTTTTATATTAATTTTATTAATAATGTTTCACCAGCTTGCGACTGCTACGGATATAATGATGTTCCAATCGTTAGAGATATAGGGATCGTTGCATCAAATGACCCTGTAGCAATTGACCAAGCATCTGTTGAGCTTGTTAATCAACAAAAAGCATCGCCTGATTCCTGCGTTAAATCAAATATAAATGAAGGCGAAGATAAATTTAAAGCAGTATATCCAAATGTTAATTGGGAAATTCAATTAGAATATGCAGAAAAATTAGGGCTTGGAACAAGAAACTACGAACTTATAAAAATTTAA
- a CDS encoding tRNA 4-thiouridine(8) synthase ThiI, which produces MIHPINKVKALGLCSGGLDSILSGVVLKQQGIHVEWISFETPFFSAEKAQKASKMTNIPLIIKNITSEYLPMLKNPPCGYGTEMNPCLDCHALMFKIAGSVMNELGFNFLFSGEVLGQRPMSQTKNSLRYVEKKSGFEGYILRPLSAKRLPETIPESSKLINRDNLLDIAGRGRKIQIALAKEFGINEYPAPAGGCLLCDKGYSDRLRDFFQYNDSWNEKDFELLKHGRHFRIDAKTKLVIGREEKDNENILKYFDKENDIILQVDKIPGPIGLIFKATPDSDIELASSICASYSKADLNIPADILIESENINKIIRIKFTNKEEYKKFLI; this is translated from the coding sequence ATGATTCATCCAATAAATAAAGTTAAAGCTTTAGGCTTATGTTCAGGAGGACTTGATAGTATTTTATCTGGCGTTGTCCTAAAACAACAAGGCATCCATGTTGAATGGATTTCTTTTGAAACTCCATTTTTTTCAGCGGAAAAAGCTCAAAAAGCATCAAAAATGACAAATATCCCGCTTATAATTAAAAATATTACTTCTGAATATTTACCTATGCTTAAAAATCCTCCATGCGGATACGGTACAGAAATGAATCCTTGTTTAGATTGCCATGCGTTAATGTTTAAAATTGCTGGTAGCGTCATGAATGAGCTTGGATTTAATTTTCTGTTTAGCGGAGAAGTTCTTGGCCAAAGACCAATGTCCCAGACGAAAAATTCTTTAAGATATGTTGAAAAAAAATCAGGTTTTGAAGGATATATTTTAAGGCCTTTAAGCGCTAAAAGGCTGCCAGAAACAATTCCAGAAAGTTCAAAATTAATAAATCGAGATAATTTACTTGATATCGCAGGTCGTGGAAGAAAAATCCAGATAGCACTTGCAAAGGAATTTGGAATCAATGAATATCCAGCTCCAGCAGGAGGATGTTTACTTTGTGATAAAGGTTATTCTGACCGTTTAAGGGATTTTTTTCAATATAATGATTCATGGAATGAAAAAGATTTTGAGCTATTAAAGCATGGCAGGCATTTCCGAATAGATGCAAAAACAAAATTAGTTATAGGCAGAGAAGAAAAGGATAATGAGAATATATTAAAATATTTTGATAAAGAAAATGATATAATTTTACAGGTTGATAAAATTCCAGGTCCTATCGGATTAATTTTTAAAGCTACACCAGATAGTGATATTGAACTTGCTTCGTCTATATGTGCCTCTTATAGCAAGGCTGATTTAAATATACCCGCTGATATTTTAATTGAATCCGAAAATATAAATAAAATTATCCGTATAAAATTTACAAATAAAGAAGAATATAAAAAATTTTTAATTTAG
- a CDS encoding AtpZ/AtpI family protein, whose protein sequence is MKDDTKKFLREIAYFSSIGFSVSLSIFIGLFFGLYLDRSVFGTTPWCTLLFLGFGIAAAYRNILLAIKKSKNL, encoded by the coding sequence ATGAAAGATGACACAAAAAAATTTTTACGTGAAATAGCCTATTTTAGTAGCATAGGATTTTCGGTTTCTCTTTCGATATTTATAGGTCTTTTTTTTGGTCTTTATTTAGATAGAAGTGTGTTTGGAACTACGCCGTGGTGTACGTTACTTTTTTTAGGATTTGGCATTGCGGCAGCGTATAGAAATATTCTTTTAGCAATAAAAAAAAGTAAAAATCTTTAG
- a CDS encoding ATP synthase subunit I, which produces MDIQKRIITFVKFSNWILFILATIISYLYFSFGVTKGVFFGGAIVTINFHLLAKTLKKSLTPPYLTSHNVVIAKYYIRFLINGFIIFFLLSNHYVNPIGLFIGLSVVVVSIMLAAANELMNLVIKEAI; this is translated from the coding sequence ATGGACATTCAAAAACGAATTATAACTTTTGTTAAATTTAGTAACTGGATTTTGTTTATATTAGCTACTATAATTAGCTATTTATACTTTTCTTTTGGCGTGACAAAGGGTGTCTTTTTTGGAGGAGCAATTGTTACTATAAATTTTCATCTTTTAGCTAAAACGTTGAAAAAATCCCTTACTCCTCCATATTTAACTTCCCATAACGTTGTTATTGCAAAATATTATATCCGTTTTTTGATAAATGGATTTATAATATTTTTTCTTTTATCAAACCATTATGTTAATCCAATTGGACTTTTTATTGGGCTTTCGGTTGTAGTTGTTAGCATTATGCTTGCAGCCGCAAATGAATTAATGAATTTAGTTATTAAGGAGGCTATTTAG